A section of the Paenibacillus aurantius genome encodes:
- a CDS encoding glycosyltransferase, whose product MAGAAAADGVSIVVCTNRPEFIGNILANYRNQRYRKKELILILNKDSMKLSLYQAVTRKYDDVRVYQVPETISLGQCLNCGIAKARYPLIAKFDDDDYYSPYYLKEQVKALYRTKSDVVGKHSCLVYLAAAKRLLLRSPGEKDKVSLLVQGGTILFRRRVLARVRFADRSIGEDVRFLIDCRKKGYKTYATSPYNYVYMRRRDKQSHTWRVGDDFYRKGSLALGVTDNYEKYADRTIR is encoded by the coding sequence TTGGCCGGAGCAGCGGCTGCTGACGGAGTCTCGATTGTGGTCTGTACCAATCGTCCGGAATTCATTGGAAACATTCTCGCCAACTATCGAAACCAGCGGTACCGAAAGAAAGAGCTTATTCTTATCCTCAACAAAGACAGCATGAAGCTAAGCCTGTATCAGGCCGTAACCCGGAAATATGATGATGTGAGGGTGTATCAAGTTCCCGAAACCATATCATTAGGCCAATGCTTAAACTGCGGCATTGCCAAAGCTCGATACCCGTTAATCGCCAAGTTTGATGATGATGACTATTACTCGCCGTATTACTTGAAGGAGCAGGTGAAAGCTCTCTATCGGACGAAAAGCGACGTGGTCGGAAAGCATTCCTGCCTGGTTTACCTGGCCGCTGCCAAAAGGCTCCTCCTTAGGTCACCCGGAGAGAAAGACAAGGTTTCCCTGCTGGTTCAGGGAGGTACCATATTATTCAGGAGACGGGTACTCGCCCGTGTACGATTTGCCGACCGTTCCATCGGCGAGGATGTGAGATTTTTGATCGATTGCCGAAAGAAAGGGTATAAGACTTACGCTACCTCGCCTTATAATTACGTTTATATGCGCAGAAGAGACAAACAGAGCCACACCTGGAGGGTCGGCGACGACTTCTATAGGAAAGGGAGTCTGGCCTTGGGGGTAACGGACAACTACGAAAAGTATGCCGACCGCACGATAAGATAA